In Monodelphis domestica isolate mMonDom1 chromosome 1, mMonDom1.pri, whole genome shotgun sequence, the sequence AGCCATTCAAACACTCCCCTGAGACTGccaccaactctgcaaacaactagGAGAAGCTGAAGACACattaggaaaaaatgaagaaaccagGGGAAAGACCAGGAATGGAGAACTTAAAGGCATGAGGAGCCAGGAGGCTGAGAGGTCTTCACCTTCATAGCTTTTGAGTCATTCACTCAATGTCATCACCCCACAGTTCCCCAGCAAAAACACCCTGAGCCAGAGAAAGCTAGACAAGACAGATCAAGGGAGGGTGACCTCAGAATAGACCTTAATTCTCTAAACTTAGTTCTCTCTAGTTCTGTCTTCCTCAAAATCCCAGTTTCCATTCAAGGGAACTGAAATATCACACTATCAATggagcttaaaaataaaatgacgAATTTGAGGTGGTTTACTGGATAAGAAAcaagggacagacagacaggaagtCCAACCCAAAATTACTCCGTTCCTAGGAATGTAATACCCACCCGAGGTTCcctaggtatatatatatagggcTTGATTATCAAGGGAAGGAATGAGTCATGGATTCTGGGCATTTCGGGCTGAAAGGGTGTAGAAGACAAATCTGAGTGCCAAGGGTGAATTGAGATCAGAATGGTGGCAGGGGTTAAGGATCTACATGTAGGCATACCTCAATGTTCCAGCATCCCGTGATTTACACTGTCCCTCTCTGAAAATCTTTTGTTCTTATAGCTTCATCTATCTCTTCTATCCAGATGAGTCCTAAATTAGCACCAACACTCCTGAGCCTCAATCTCCTATCTCTATTTGCCTATCAGACACCATCCATACTATCATGGTGTAGTCAACAGAGTATTGGAtatggagtcaaaagacctggtttcaaatattgtccccttgttcttctttttaacttggtgtcttagtatcagttctaagacagaagagtgataaaggctaagcaatcAGGATTAactgagttgcccaaggtcacacagctaggaagtgtctgaggacagatttggaaCCACGTCCTCCTggaactccagacctggctctctatccactgtgctatctagctgcccctggccCCCTTCTATTTACAGTGTTGTCACCTGGGCAAGCTACTTCTCTTCTGgacctaagtttcttcatctgcaaaatgaaaggaaggCTATGTTACATCATCTCTACAGTCTCTTGAAGCTCCAAATTCTACAATGTCACGATGTAGGTGAACAGCTATGATATCATACTCAAAACCAAAACATTATTGCTGCTCCTCAAACTACTTTCCCTTCCAAAGTAAAGTCTCTGTTCATCAATTACCAATATTCTCAAAATTGCACAGGCTTAGAACTTTAATCTGATttgtccctcctccctctccccttgcACTGAATCATGTAGTactattcttttttccttgaagGGTCCCTTGAACCCATTTCATCCTTCCTCACAACCACTACCTCAAGTCCAAGTCTTTACCACCTCAGTCCTAGATCATTACAATGGACTCTTCCTGTTTCTAACTCATTTAACATAAGACAacaagattaatcttcctaaagcagtTCTGATGtcatttccccttttaaaaaaacattcatgCCTCCTCACATCCTGCAGCCAGCTTCGATTCTAATCATCATACCATCATTCAAGGCCTTCTGGCATAGTCCCAACCTGCCTCTGGAGCTTGTCTCCCACCACTTTCCAATGCCAACTCTCTACTGCAGCCTGGTCAGACAAATTTAGCATACCCCTAACACATCATAAACATGCCCACTTCATGCCATATCTCTTTTATATAGCCCATTCCCAGGCCCTTCCACATACTGAAATCCTATGCTTTCTTAAAGAACCAGCTCAAGCCTCAGGGAAGTCTTTCATGATCACCCTGGCCCTTAGCAATGCCCTTCCAATTTCAGTAGCAGCTATTAGCTGCACTCCTCATGTGGTGCTTACCCAGATGTGGGTGAGCCTTCTGAGACTTGTCTCCCCAACTAGACTACAAATTGCCCATGTTCACCTTAAACATTCTCCTGCCACCACCCCCTAGAAAACAGAATATGAAGTCTTTTTTTTGCACACAGTAATTatacaataaatgtttttgatgaTGACGGATATTGGGCATTGAGATGTCGATGTTTTAGGAACATCAGTAAAGATGGAGTTAGGATTTAGCTTATGGAATGGGGAAAACAAGATAATACCATGAATTAAAACTGAAAAGTACTCCAGGAAAAGGAGagtaaaaaaagagaggagaaagggggaaaagagagggagatgagaggaaagaaaaaaggaacagaagggaaaggggaaatttaggggaggtccAGCAGAAGCAGCTGTGGAATTCCCTCCAGATTTTATCCTAAATAGAATAGGAATACGACCCTCTAGCAGAGCTGAAATACCCTTTTGCCTCACTCTTCCCAAAACTGGAGAATGGGTCTGAATGTTGTGAATAAACAGAAGAATCAGGGTAGTCTGTGGGCAGAATTCAAGAGGCTGGAGCTGCTGGTCTAGGGCTCCTGGGAGTGATTCTAGCCTCCCCGTCACCATGGAGACTCGGCCTTGTCTCACCTCATAGCCTCCCCTAGGACCTGGGGTCCTTCACCCAGGCCTTGAGTAAAGCatctcaccccacccccaccccaccttgaGCAAGTGAAGGCATACCCAGGGGGGTAAGaagtgagagatggagagagagtgaGCGTGAGCAGTGCTGGAAGGctaaagagctggaaggaataaggaaaaaaggCTGCAGGGAGGAGGCAGACTTGGGAGATCACCTTATCATCCCACCCAAAGGCAAAGCCTTGCCCATCACACACAGGTGCACAGGGCTGGAGCCTCTGGAAGTAATGCAGTCACAGTCACAGACTGAGACACCCGACCATCTCTATCCCTCTCTTCCATTAACTTTCCCTCATGCCCAGCCTCCTTGCAGCCCTGGCAGAGGTGGACAACATAAGGTAGTATGAATATTTTCTGGGGTTGGCAATGgggtaagggaaagaaaaggagtgaGATCACCAGGGAACATGAGAAAAAGCAGCCAAGCTAGCAGGGCATGTTCTCCAAGGATCTTTTGCCCACCTTGGAGTCCAGGAAGCTCCCAAGCTTTAAACCAACCAACCTCAAAGCCCTCACCTGGGGCAGCTGGACTGGGCACTTCATCTGGGACCTGGATCTTCTTAGATTGAGATGGGATGCgggtgtgggggagggggaggatcaGATTGGGAAGTGTAAGGATCCAACAATTCAAGACCTTGGTTAGGACTTTTGAGGGGAGCTGCACCTGGAAGTGGGAATCTCAAGTGGATGGTCTTCCTTTCTAGGTGAGGAAGAAGGGTTAGGGAGAGCCTTATTCCACAGAGGACTTGGATGAATTCAGGGAAGTAAGGGACAAGGAGTTTTACTGGGAGACAGGATGGAGTCAGCATTGTTCCTTGGAAGGAGGATTCAGTCCCCAAGTCTACAGGAATTGGGGCGCAAGGGCTAAGTGGGGTACAATAAAGGACCATGGTGTAGGGCCTAGTGGGGAAGATGAAGAGGTCAGGGTGGTATGATATAGGAAGTAGGGGAGTGGGAAATGATGGAATatggggtgggaaggaagggagggaacaaggggCTGCTTCCAGTCTCTCTCACTCCTTCTCTCAGTTCCAGgtgaaaataagaaacaaaaactCCAAAAATAGAGAACTTTATTGTCAGTGACGGGTAAGGGAATGCTGGGGCCCAGGCCCTGAGAAACCTCTGGGCTGGTTGGACATGGCcctgggaagaggaagaggttAACATACAGCACATATAAAAGGCACACGTGGAGTTGGTTGGTGTGTATGAAATGAACCCACCATGACAAAAGACCTCCCACTTCCCACTCTGAACCTAAACCAAACCAGGTCTTTTCACTCCTGCCTCCCATGCCTGTGACTCCATCAGAGatcctgaattcaggaaaagtttTTGCCTTCCCTCATCCATACCTTCTTCTCCTGGTCCACCACCAACCCCAGAACTCCCCTACATCTGGAGTAGTGCCAGCTCCTGTGGGCAGGAACAGCTAAGACCCGGCAGAGCCTCTTCCCTACAGTGGAGGTGGAGGCAGGCACATGGGCCAAGAGCAAAACATTtttgctcccccctccccatatACCCTTCCTCAACTTTAGAAAACCACTGGACTTGCTTGACTCAGAAACCTCACTGCTTGGGCACCTATGAAGTACCCACATCTAAATCAAGCAGGAAGCCTCTAGGCTGCCCCCAGCTTCCCTGTCCCATAAAAATGAGAGTGCGGACTTCAGTGTTAACCCCCTCCTTCCCAGGCATGGtttacccccctcccccacccccctcctagGGGCCCTATAATATCAGGGATGTGtgagtgtgggtgtgcacattggGAGGTCATTGATGATGCATCAGAATAGTCCAATCTCACTCCCACACTTCAGTCCAAATAGCCCCTCggtaggggtggggagggggccgGGGGGTGCTGAGCCTCAGCGACTGGCCTACCTGCTTGCTGGGGTATTTGGGGGGGTTGGTACGGTAGCTGTAGTCTGAATACTGCTCCGAGCCCGTGGACGTGGTGTCCCCAGTGCCCACGAATGTGTTGGCAGGAGGCAAATCTTGCACCACTTGGTGCTTCTTGGAGGCCGAAGGAGACTGTGGCTGTAGTTGGATGGAGGGCAATGGCGAATTGGAACGATAGTGCCGTCCCAAATCTGGGCTGCCTGGTGGGTAGTTGAGAGGCAGGTGGATGCGGGGACTATCGCCAGGGGCATCGCTCATCAGGTTGAATTTGAGAGATTTCTGCAGTCCAGTATCATCTTCATCTTCTACAGGCTTCACAGGTTTGGGTGATTTGCTCTTTCTGCCCTTGCTCTTGGGACCTTTGGTTCCTTTGCCCCCTGGCTTGGGAGCATACAGATccttggtctccttcttgccaGCCTGATAGCCACTCTTTGCCTCCCGCTGGCGGCAATAACGCACCAGCACCGCCAAGGCAATGAGCAAGGCCACAGCTACCACACCAGCCACTACACCAAACAGGATGTTGCCCCGTTGCTTCGAGCGCTCATACTCTGGATCACCAGCTATGTCAATATCCAGTGGTGTGTCCAGGCTATGGCCAAGCAAGTTCTCCAACAAGGTTCGGTTGGCTATAGTGTCATTGACGTAGAGATGGACCAGGGCAGTGCCGTGGCGAGAGGGCTTGCCACGGTCACTGACCTTCACCACCAATCTGTGGAGCCCATGATGACGccgttcaatttccttttccagagtgATGGCACCAGACTGTTGCCCAATCTGGAACAGCCCGTAAGGGTTGCCACCCGCAATGATGTAGGCCAACTCTGCATTGATGCCTGAGTCAATGTCCTCGGCGGTGACCTGGCTAACTGTCTCACCAGGCCGGGTCTGAGGAGTCAGCAGTCTGTGGGAGGTGTTGGAGGGGGCGGTGACAAAGGgtggattgtcattttcatctaGCACGTTGATGGTGACCCCAACATAGGCTGAGCGGGGCGGTACACCCCCATCCACCGCTTTTAATTGGAAAGTGTAGGTGCTTTTCTGCTCTCGATCAAAGCTCAGACTGGAGAGAATGGTACCAGTGCCGTTCTGGATGACAAAGTCACCATTGTCTTGCTCGACTGTGAGCTGCACACGGGCATTTTCACCCTTGTCCCCATCAATGACAGTCACCATGCCTACAGGGCTTAGGGCCGGCATGTTCTCCATCACAGAGAAGTTGTAGCCACTCAACATGAACTTGGGGTCATTGTCATTACAATCCAACACATTGACGAGGACTGTGGCTGTGCCCTGAAGGCTGGGGTTGCCCTGGTCGGCTGCCACCACCTTCAGCTCATAGCTATCCCTTTGTTCTCGATCAAGGGACGTCTTCACCCAGATCTCACCCGTCTCAGGGGAGATAGTGAAGAGGCCCTTGGCAGCTGGCTCGGGCTCCAGGGAGTAGACCAGCTGGGCATTGGAGCCAGAGTCAGCATCACTGGCACTGACCTCGGTGACCAGGTCCCCAGGCTTATTATTCTCGGGGAAGGCAACCTCAGTGAGGCTCTGGGTAAAGACAGGGGCATTGTCATTCACGTCAATCACCTGCACCTTGAGGGAGTTGGTGCTGGAGAGGGGAGGGTTGCCAGAGTCCACAGCCACAATCTGGATGGTGTAGTCCTTGACCTTTTCGTAATCAAGTGGCGTGGTGGTCTGAAGGAAGTACTTCTTCTTGCTGTCACTTCCAGTCTCGCTGGCCTGGCGCAGCTGGAACGGGACATCACCCGCCACCACACACATGACGACCGCATTCTCCCCCTCGTCACGATCGGACACCTGCACCAGGGCCACTGCCGTCTCCTCTGGCACGTCTTCCGATATGTTGGCCATGCCATCCTGGTGCGTGACCAGCCCGATGCCCCGAATCTCGATGGACGGGGCGTTGTCATTCATGTCCTTCACTGTCACCACCACTTGGGCACGGGCACTTTTGGGGTTCGCCGTTCGATCCTTAGCCATCACAAAGAAGCGAAGGACGCTCACATCCTCACGGTCTATGGGGCCTTGGACCGTGATCAACCCCGTGGCTCGGTCCAGCCGAAGCAGCCGTCGCACAACCTCGGGAGCCTGGTGGAACGTGTAGTCTATTTCTGCATTTACACCCTGGTCAGAGTCGTTGGCCTTCACCTGTGGGATGGGTGTGGAATGAAAGAACATTAAGAAAGCAGATTTAGCACCTGGGGGCACCCTCTCAGACACGGGGATAAGGAGAGGAGAGGTATAGGGTCTTAAGGGGAAATGCAATGAAGAAGAAAGCTGACCACTGAACCATGTGTCCTGGCCGTAGCTCTGTCAGAAACTAGCCATGTAAgcaagcagctgggtggctcagtggatggagagccagcctagagacagaaggtcaaatgtgacctcacacttcctagctgtgtgaccctgggcaagttgcttaaaacccccattgcccatcttttaccactcttttgccttggaaccaatacacagtattgattctaagacagaaggtaagggttaaaaaataaaaataaactagcAATACAACTCTCAGCAAGTCATTAAAACTCTTggggcttcagtttctccatatgtGAAATAGGAGCATACTATCTACACTTGCCAACTTCACAGGACTCTTGGGAggattaaatatgaaattatatgtaacagtattttagaaatcaaaaagtagaatataaatgtagcattttattattattagagagtACCCTGACCCCCATCCCCGCTCTGGCCAGGGAAAAGGAGCCTGAAAAGTAGGACTGTTGGTGAGGGCGAGGTAGAGTGCTTATTGTGTGCAGGTCCTGAGCAAGGGGTCTCTTTCCAAAGCAAAAAGGTGGGGATGTGGGTCAGAGGGAAGCAGTCAGCGCCAGAGGCTCAGCCAATATGCTCTGTCAAACCGGGGGAACCGGTTGTGGCGGCTGCCAAAGAGCACAGCAACGTGACGGAGCCGGGCCTTGGCCTGGGCTGCCACCGGGGGCTCCCTCAgtcaggagggaggaggggctgGCAAAGGGCCACGAAGCAGGCTGGCAGCTCCTGCCTGACAGGCTAGGCTCCCAACACCAAACAATGGGCTGTCTGTCCCTGCATGGTGGGCACGCCCTCCCACGCCAACACCGACGCGCACCAGGCCCCACTCAACCCAAACATGGGTGGCATCGGGGCACTAGGCGGGCACGATGGCCATGGAGCTGTGCACCATTCAGTCAGAGGCCGGGCAGAGGAAGCTTTGAGGCACGGCAGTCGATGGGGAAAAAGAACTATGGAGCAGGTTGAGGCCCAAGAGGGCTATTGTCCTAGGTAATGCTCTTTAGGACCCAACCAGCTTTGCCCAACCAGTGCGCTACCCTAGATATTTCCTTTTTGGGTCCTTTTTCTAGAAACAGGTATCTACGAGGTTTCCCTGGCCCCAGCATAACTCAAACTAGCAAAACTAGCCTGAAAAATTCTCACTCTTCACTCTAGTTCCCCATTCCTTTACTCTCCCTTTTCAAATCACTTCCTGTCATATGGCTGTTCATCTCTAAGCTAACTCTTTTTCACTATCTCTGGCAATCTGTCTCTTGGTTTCTTATCTGGATTTCTTGATCTCTGCCTTTACTCTGTCTCCATCTGTGTATCATTCTTGGTTTCTGTCTCTAAAATTCTcccatctctgtttctctgtattGTACTCATCcttgtctcttcctttctgtcttcctatCTTTGCCTCAAGAAATCTGTTtctcttcccagttgtgtgaccctgggcaagtcacttaacccccattgcctagcccttatcattcttctgccttagaaccaatacctagtattggttctaaggcagaaggtaagggtctaaaaaagtaaaaataaatttaaaaaataaatctgccTTTTTCCCATTTCTGACTTCCATCCTTATCTCCCCATCTCTCAGCTCCTACATAAATTTAAAGAagagctggggggtggggggagggaaatgcAGTGTTGCACACCAGGGTTTGGGGGGGTCTTCAGGCTTGGCAAGGTCATAAACCTGGAGAGTGTTCTTCGGGACCAAATTGGCTCTGCCCAAGAAGCTGACCACATAGGATTTCTTCCAGATTTAAGAGCCAAAGGGCTtgatcaagattttttttttccccacccctGCCCCAGCACACccaagaattttaaaatgctggaaggttttctttcttctctcaccttcccattcctttcttctcccttctgcaAGTCACTTCTTATCATATGGCTGTACATCTTTGTCTAATTCTGTTTTCcactgtctttctatctatctctggCAATCTCAGTTTCTATCTGGCTTTCTCACAGGCATTGCCTTACCCTGTCTCCATCTGCGTATCTATCATTCTtggtttctgtctgtctctataaTTCTCCCAGCCTTGTTTCTCAGCATTGTGCTTATCCCTGTCTCTTCCTTTCAGCCTTCTTGgtctctatttttgtctttttctcatcTGTTTCTCTACCATACCtgtctctcttcctgtttctttcccatttctgtcTTCCACCCCTGTCTGTCTCTTCCCTATCTCTTAagtcttatctctgtctctcttcagtTTCTGTAGGTATTACTGGATTTTCCCATTGTTACTTCTCTCCCGTCCCTGCCTATCATCCCAATTCCTATGTCTAGGTTTCTGTGCAAGTCCCTAGACTGCTCTAGGATCCTAAGACTTTTGAGGGGGATACTTCAGAATTTCACTTCAGATACTAAGTAAGACAAGGTATACTTTAGGGCAGATAACGGTGTCCAGTGAAGAATGACCACAGGGCTAAATTCTTCTTCTGCACACTGACTTCAAAGGTACAGCTCATGGGGAATTAGAGAGGAGCAAGGCCTGGCATGAGGCCAGGGTCCAAGATGACAGCAGGAGATACACCTACCTGTCTGGAAAGATGGCTCCCTTGGTTCCAGACAATGGCCCCCAAAGCCCAATTGGCCCCTAAGGCTGTTCCCATGGTTTTGTTACAGGGAGTCTTTAGTCAGTGAACCAGTATATCTCTCCCTGAGCCAGCTGTCTAGACTCCCAAACCATGGGCTCCCTCTCTGGGAAAGGCTGGTTGGGGAAATCATCCAGGAAGTCAGAGAAAACCGATGTGATGGGACCTgttagaatgtgtgtgtgtgtgtaaatctcACCTGACTTGTGGTCTCACCTGGATAACAGAGTGACCCACAGGGCTGTTCTCAGACAGTTCTGCCTCATACGAAGGCCGTTCAAACTTGGGTGCGTTGTCATTGGTGTCCAGAACAGTGACCCGGAGCAGGGCACTGCTGGCCCGAGGTGGGCTTCCCCCATCTTGAACCTTGATAGTCAGGTCATAAGAGTCCCAGCGTTCTCGATCCAGGTGGCCCATGACAATGAGCTGTGGCTGCTTCTCCTCTTGGTCCTCAGCCACTTGCAAACCAAAGAGCTCCTGGGCCTCAGGTCCTGCCTGTAGCTCATAGGACGCTACACCATTGGGGCCAGCATCACGGTCAGAAGCCAAAGGGATGGGAAAGAGGGCACCCACCATGGTGTTCTCTGGAATCATCAGTGTGATGACCGGGGAGGCAAAGTTGGGTGTGTTGTCATTGATGTCCTGCACTTCAATCTGGCCCTCTAGGAGTCGGGGGCTGCCATTCTGAACCAGGTCTGTGATCGACACCTCAAATTCTAGGATGCAGGGCTCACCGGGCAGCTGATTCTGGCATTCACGAAGTCCCTCTCGGTCAATGGAGGTCTCTGTAGTGAAGATGTCGCCTGTCTTGCCATCCACTCGAAGATATGGAGCACCCACTTCCAACTTATACAGGTGTCCCACATCAGGAAAGCCGTAGTCGGCAGCCAGGCTCCCAATGAGTGTGTTGGGTGGCTGTTCCTCCTGTACCTTATACACCACCCTCGTGGCAGCTCCTGGAGAAGGTGCAAGCAGTAGGGCCAGGAGTAGGGGGGGTAGCAACAGCCTCCACCAGGAGCCGAGGCTAGACCGTGGGGGCCCCATCCTGGCAGGCAGCGGGGTCGGGAGGGCTGACAAAGAGGAAAGATACAAAGGCAGACTGTCAGCTACAAGCAACCCCTTTCTTTTGAAAACCAAGCTCCTCATCCTGGGCCCAGTCTTAGGCCAGATGCCCCAGCTCAAAAGCTAGACTCCAAGTTGCAGGTGTCTCAGTGGCAGAAGGAGAAGGCAGCTGGAAATTCAGGTAAGAGGCCCCAGAACAGAGCTGCAAAGCAGCTCCCACGGGAGAAACGCCCTGAGCCAACTGACAGGAGCTCCCTACTTcagcttcctttcctccctctctccaactTTGCACCTCCCTCTCACTGGCATCTCCACTTAGTTACTCATCGTAATTACCCTGATactgagatagagaaggaaaccaaTGCCTGGAGCCTCTATCCAAAGGGCCCCCCATTCTGTGGTGTCTGTACCTCGCAAAATCCCCTGCTCCGTACAAATACTGCTTCTGATGCTGGAGCCCGAAGGCAAGCATCTCCATATCATTCTGTCAGACAACCTTTAAAGATTAGagatgtggggagggaagggcaggCTTAGCTATGGTAGagtcttaacctggggtctgtatacattttttaaaacatattttgacTATTGgatttcaataaaattggtttcttttgtgactctacatattttattttttgtatttaaatattattctgagaagggtccaTAAACTTCATCAGACTGCTACAGAGTCTATGatataaaaacatttaagaaCCTTTGGCCTAGCCTTTTCTAGTCTCTGGCACAGGAAATTAAAGTGAATTTAGCAAAAATTTAGGGAACATCTGGGTAAAGGAGAACAGTAACCTAGTGATGGGATGGGAAGTGGAAACTGTACAAGCCAAGCTTGCGACATGGGTCATTTGGCCTGGAGAGAGCAGAGGTCAAAATTGGGGCCAGGGCTAAGAGAATAAAACAATGGGGAGCTGCCCTAGCCTGTCCTTGGTTCCCTGGCAAGAATCCTGACCCAGGACTCAAGCAGGTCGGACTAGAAGAGGAGCTGCCAGTCCTGCCACAAACACACACCCTTCCCTGCCTCTCTGCCTTCACCCCCACCCCATGTACACTTAGCCCCAGCTAGGTCTCTTAGAAAGGCAGCAGGTCCCCCTCTACCCTACCCAATATCTGCACCCCCTAAAAGTGATCCCTACTTAAAAGTTACTCCCCTTAGCTTCTGTTCCACACAATGTGACTGACTACTTTTACTTCATGCCTATCTTACCCtaagaaagaagggggggggggggggggaggaaagaaggaagaaaggaaaaaaaaggaaagaggaaaggaagaaagaaaaataaataccaaGACTCAGGTCCAGGAACCTTGCTTAATCCCAATACAAGCTACTCAGTCTTCAAGGCCTTTTACCAAATCCACACTTCTCCTAGGCTTTCATTCTTCTATCTCTAGAATCGAAAGTAGAACCTAAACCAATTCACCAATGT encodes:
- the PCDH1 gene encoding protocadherin-1, which produces MDSGAGSRRCLKAALPTPLPARMGPPRSSLGSWWRLLLPPLLLALLLAPSPGAATRVVYKVQEEQPPNTLIGSLAADYGFPDVGHLYKLEVGAPYLRVDGKTGDIFTTETSIDREGLRECQNQLPGEPCILEFEVSITDLVQNGSPRLLEGQIEVQDINDNTPNFASPVITLMIPENTMVGALFPIPLASDRDAGPNGVASYELQAGPEAQELFGLQVAEDQEEKQPQLIVMGHLDRERWDSYDLTIKVQDGGSPPRASSALLRVTVLDTNDNAPKFERPSYEAELSENSPVGHSVIQVKANDSDQGVNAEIDYTFHQAPEVVRRLLRLDRATGLITVQGPIDREDVSVLRFFVMAKDRTANPKSARAQVVVTVKDMNDNAPSIEIRGIGLVTHQDGMANISEDVPEETAVALVQVSDRDEGENAVVMCVVAGDVPFQLRQASETGSDSKKKYFLQTTTPLDYEKVKDYTIQIVAVDSGNPPLSSTNSLKVQVIDVNDNAPVFTQSLTEVAFPENNKPGDLVTEVSASDADSGSNAQLVYSLEPEPAAKGLFTISPETGEIWVKTSLDREQRDSYELKVVAADQGNPSLQGTATVLVNVLDCNDNDPKFMLSGYNFSVMENMPALSPVGMVTVIDGDKGENARVQLTVEQDNGDFVIQNGTGTILSSLSFDREQKSTYTFQLKAVDGGVPPRSAYVGVTINVLDENDNPPFVTAPSNTSHRLLTPQTRPGETVSQVTAEDIDSGINAELAYIIAGGNPYGLFQIGQQSGAITLEKEIERRHHGLHRLVVKVSDRGKPSRHGTALVHLYVNDTIANRTLLENLLGHSLDTPLDIDIAGDPEYERSKQRGNILFGVVAGVVAVALLIALAVLVRYCRQREAKSGYQAGKKETKDLYAPKPGGKGTKGPKSKGRKSKSPKPVKPVEDEDDTGLQKSLKFNLMSDAPGDSPRIHLPLNYPPGSPDLGRHYRSNSPLPSIQLQPQSPSASKKHQVVQDLPPANTFVGTGDTTSTGSEQYSDYSYRTNPPKYPSKQLPHRRVTFSATSQAQELQDPSQHSYYDSGLEESETPSSKSSSGPRLGPLALPEDHYERTTPDGSIGEMEHPENDLRPLPDVAMTGTCTRECSEFGHSDTCWMPGQSSPSRRSKSSALKLSTFVPYQDRGGQEPAGAGSPSPPEECNTKMAPVRLLPSYSAFSNSSHDSCKDSTLEEIPLTQTSDFPPAATPSAQTAKREIYL